A stretch of DNA from Triticum dicoccoides isolate Atlit2015 ecotype Zavitan chromosome 2A, WEW_v2.0, whole genome shotgun sequence:
GGTTAGTCCTAGATAAGGTGAAGCCTATTTTATTATCTGGCGCTTTCTATTTGACTTGGTGTTTTTCTTGAATGTTTTGTAGGACGCAGGGGGGTTAGTGGTACCGCAGCATGCCGATGGTACATTAATGATGATATCTTTGACATCACCCAATTTCATGAAAGGTGCCACGATTGTACTGGGCTGTTTGTTGCTTTCTATTTTGTCCATATGCTATTTTGACTCTACACTTATTTCTTCTTCTCCGATTTGTGTAGCCTCCAAGGAAAGTTCTCTCCTGTAACGAAAATTATTCTTCCTGGTCAAACCGCAGATGAGAAAAGTGCACAGGTCAATCTACAAACTAAAACAGTTGGTCAACTTCTCGACTTGAAGGACCATATTACGTTTGTTTGTGTGTGGCAGTGTGGGATTTTTAGCTATGATATATTCTGATATTGTGGTACGTCGTTTCTTTGCAGAGCACACGTTTCTTCTGCTCGGTCACTCTGTCCAGGCTCAGTCCTGGTCAGCGTTGGTGGTTCATGTCTTGTGAGAAGTGCCATAAAACAACACAGCGACATGGCTCTGTCTACAGGTGCATTGACCCCACATGTGCCTCCACCGACGCAATGCCAAGGTATTATTATTCATCATGCAcatttttcttctctttttcccTGTAAACTAATGTGTCATTTCATATAGATATCGCATATGCTTCAGATGCACTGACGATTCAAGGGAGGCCGAGTTTATTTTCTTCGACAGGGTTGGAAAAGAGATTGTTGCTAAATCTTTGATCACTTTGCTACGTGAAGGGTATTCCAATCGTACAACCCTTGACGAGATTGTTGGAATAGCACGTGGAGACCCAGGCATCCCTAAAGACATATCCACTTTGATTGGCAAGAAGTACAAATTTGTGGTGTCTATCTCTTCAAAGAGCTTTATGCCTGATGCCGAGGAGACATCCTTCCAAGTTATCAGCATAGATGTGCCTGTGGAAAAGACCTCGAGCTCTGCGGTTTTATATCGCAAGGCAGATTCCTCTGGACCTTCTACTGGTGATGTGGGGTGTCCTGGTTCTGGTGATGTATCACCCTTAGTGTTGCCCGTTGGAAGCTTCTCAACTGATACTGGTGCCTTTTCTCTTCCTGCATTACCTGTTGGATCTGTCCCAGTCTTGCCCATCTCCGGTGATCAGTTTGCAAAGGTATGATTTTGTGTGTTGTATCTTGCATGTAAGTTGTTGCTATTTTCGGTTGTGCAGTTATTCTTATTAGCTCTAACCGATATGTTGTTTAGGTTGCTGTTGCTCTTGGCTCTCAATCGACCCTTGCTTCCCCGCTGTCCATCAATAAAAGGTGGCTTAATGGGTTGTCCTGTCAATAAAGTACTCCATGTGAAATACATGTGTGTGGCTACATAAGCAAGCATGATAATTGTGAGTTACCATACAATTGTGTCAAAGTACTAGCATTCATATGTACTCATGTTTGGTCTGTGATTGGTTGACAAGATACCTAAAGTACTTAATTTCAATTTATGCTTTGGTTTTTATTTTGACAACTGGCGTATTGCACTCACTCTATACATATCCTTTGAGATCGGCTGATTGATAGTTCATAGTTCTAATGTACCTCAGACCAGGCTCGAGGTTAATGCATGTCTTCTGATGGCGTCCATCTTACAAAAAGCATACAAGTATCTAGCCGAGTCTAAAAAATCGCAGTCGACATGCCTCTTGTGTGTCCTATAACTTCTAAAACAACATCAACATATTAACATTGAATAAATACTTAGCTAAGGATACAAGTTATGAATAGCTAAGGAATACAAGTTTTATGAATAAAAGATTGTTGCATCAAAGAGCATTAGCACCTCCTTGTCATTGTCCTTGGTCACCTTCGGGTAGACCATATGTATATTAAGATGCCTTTCAATTTGTAGTCCTTGTCTGTCTTAGCCGACTTCTGGTGCTTATCTTGAGACAACATTTCTACATTTTTGTTGTACTCGGTATGGTTTCGGTGGAAAGAGATGACCTAGATACAATAATAATTAGATCTAACAATCAAACCAATTCTTGATTGAGAGCTGTGTCAATGTCTAGGTCATTGTTATTGACTGAAGATTGTTTATTTCGTTGTCTACAGCGGCGGTGGCTTGAAGAAAGGCCTTTCTAAAACCGAACTAACGAATGCTGACGTTCGCAAGCCTTTGTTCCCAGTTGACAAATCTAAGGTATTCCTTCCATCTTTTGCAAGCATTGGATCAATATCAGTAACATGTTTATCTAATTGAGTTGCGTGTTCTTTGGGCTTCTAGGAAAATGCAACGCTGGGCGATGGTTCTGCTGTCCTAGGTGAAGAGGTGGACGGTACTACAAGGTATATACTTCTAATTGCCTCCAGAGCTTCCTGTTTTGATCCATCGCTGACGAGTAGGTGGGTCTGACTTTTCCCCCTCTCTATTGTGAACTAAGCGAGGTGCCATTGGCTGTTGAGGGCACCAccattcaaaaaaacaaaaacgcaAGGAGGGCCTGAGACCGAAGAGGTCAGGTGTTGTTGAGTGCTCGCCCTTTTGGTACGCCCGTTTTATCTTCTCCTTGCTTCAATGACTACTGTGATGAGCATTCAGTTGATCCGTGGTTGGTTATGTGTATCCAGGACCTTATCCTTTTGTTTGTGGATGCGTGAAGAAATGATGAAAATGCTTGATGAATCAGCCACAAGAGGAGGATGAAGCGCTTTTGGTTTATCGCTGGGCTTTCTAAGTTGGTGCAAATTTGCATTGCCCTTATTGTACATTATGTCTGCTCTACCTCAACCATATCAGGCAGTAAATGTGACTGCATCTGACTGATACCCCTTGCCTATTGTAGTCTAAGTATGTGTGTATCCTACCTCTATGCTATCAGTCAGGACATGTCTGTATAAGACTTGAGCTCAACTATTAGTGTATGCTAAGCCATCTGCTAGCAACTGAACTAAAGAACCGTCAATGTAATATCATCATGTGTGTACTTAAACATGATCGATCATGCACATGTGACCTCTTATGTATTGATCATATGTTATCGATTACTTCTGTTTATGATCTTTGGTAATGATAGTTAATGACGGTTATACTATGATCTCATTTGATGTTCTGCATTTAATCACTTCCAGTTATTTTGTTACCGGGTTGGGAATGACCGCACCCCCGCAGGGGTGCGGCAAGCCGCACTTCCTACCTAGTTATAGGAAAATGGTAGTGTAAAATGGGCTTTGGGTATTTTCAAGGGTATATTTTAGAGTGCAATAATTTATTTGGTGGTTTCATCCCTCTATTTGATGGGACTATAGATTGTCAGCCTTTGTTTTTATGGACTAGTAGCCAAAGTTTGACTTTCAAAAATGTAGACACCGTAGTGCATCTACAACCAGGCGCCCCAAACCCGTCTCAAACAGTTGGACGAGCGTACCGATCACTGACCGATCATAAAAGATCGACCTACCCGGGCACTTCAAAccggcctcaaacgcccgggctgtcCGGCGCCCCTCATATGCACCCCAAATGTTGGGCGGATATGGGGCAGCCTGGGTACGCCCGGGCGCGTCCGCCATGTCGGagctggcaggcccagcccaccaccgaccCCACGGCCATCCCACAAAAAACCCCAATCCGACTCCTCGCTCGGAACCCTATCTCACTCACTCTCCTCTCCCCTCTCCGATTCCGATCCAATCTAGCGCAATTCAAGCTCCAGCAGTCACTCCGGCTCCGACGTCGACCTTGACGAGGAGTTTGCCCTCCGCATTGCATTGAAGGTGTCGCGGGCGTTTGATGTGTCGAATTTGCAAAGTCCGGCTGTAGAGGCTCTTACATCCTGGAACTGAGTGAGTATGGCATAGCTCTTACAACAAGTGGTGAAAATTGACATTTGGTAATCTGCTAACCAAAGACCAATTTCATATCCTGGGTCTGACATTGCCTACTGATAGAACATCATTTATATTggttgaagaaaatccatgttaggTGGTTGACCTTGCACCTAGAAGCAGAGGCCTGAGGTTTTAACCCCTTCTCCAAAAAATGTTGGTCGCAGCCAGAGACCACCTCTACAGACTAAAGTGAACGCCCCATCTGGATCCAATACATGGCTATGTGGATATAGATGCCGGCAATGAAAAATTAAAGCCACATACACCGTTTGCTAGAAAAGGTGACCAAAAGGACATGCGAGAAATAAGGATGACCAAGGAAGGCGGCCAGGAGGTCCCTTTTACCATGGGAGCCATCAAATGTCTATTAGTGGTAAGCTATCACCCGGCTAATTGTTTTCATTCACTAACTAGTAAATTTTAATTTTCTAAATTTGCATGATTTGCAGGACCTGTTTAGTGCTGGGAGCGAGACGTCGGCGACGACTCTCATCTGGGCCATGTCGGAGTTGCTGAGGAACCCAGCCACCATGGCAAAAGCACAAGACGAAGTACGTAACAACCTACAAGGGAAGCCAAGCGTAACCGAGGACGACCTGGCTGACCTCAAATACATGAGGCTGGTCATCAAGGAGACGCTTAGGCTGCATCCGTCGGTGCCCCTGCTGCTGCCGCGTGAGCCCACCGAGGCGTGCAAGGTCCTCGGCTACGACGTGCCGACCGGCACCACCGTGTTTGTGAACACGTGGGCAATCTGCCGAGACCCCAAGCACTGGAATGCCCTGGAGGAGTTTAGGCTGGAGCGGTTCGAGTCCGGCAAAGTAGACTTCAAGGGAACCAACTTTGAATACACACCGTTTGGGGCAGGCCGGAGGATATGTCCGGGGATGCTGTTCGCACAGTCTAGCATGGAGCTGGCCCTTGCCGCCCTCCTCTACCACTTTGACTGGGAGCTTCCTACCGGAGGGGAGTTGGACATGGAGGAGGAGATGGGCATCGCCGTCGGTCGGAAGAATGACCTATACCTGCATGCTGAAGTCTGTGTGCCTCTTAATTAGCGCCTGCTTAAGATGTCGCATAGTGGATGTGATCGATTAGGTTGGCTAGATCGAACATTCCAGCTGCATATTGCACACAAATTCCTTGAACATTTTGTTACCAGGGTGTCATGGTGGTAATTATAGTAATTATTGTATTGTACTGTTTTCATGATTTATTAAAAAATCAATAATATTTTTGTATTGATTATCAAATATGTGGTTTCCCATCACCAATCTGATTTTCTTTGTTTGATATTATGAGCTCAAGCTAAATTTTCAAAGATCTACTCCTTGTGTAAATTCCTTTCTAGTACTTTCGGCCACGTTCACCACCCTACCGAGGGTACCGTCAACCACTGCATTGGAGAATCTTCAAACGAACAACAATGGAAATACCATCTTCAAGAACTATGGGCACCAGCCAACAACTGACTAAGAATGTGTACTTAGTGTCACCAAGACGTCTACGAAGGACTCTTCAACATGGGATCTTCTTCCATGTTTGGCTAAGTCAACAAGCCGCATGAGTGTACCGAATGTCACAAGCAAAATCAAGGAGGATAAAAATTGGCAGGCCTCTAGCTACTGTAAAAAATGAGTGGTTTGGGCTTTCGGAGATCTAATTTTCAATTGCAATAATCCCAGTAGTTTGCAAACAGTTTTGAAAAGTCTTTTCCGTACCCAATACATATGTACTCTCGACATTCACAAATGAATAGTAAAATGACCATAGATTAAAAATATACCCTTAAAAAgtaggagagagaaaaaaaaatgaCATTTATGTAATATCAAACTCTCTGTGTCTCTGTCTCTCATGCATTATAGGAAAATGGTAGTGTAAAATGGGCTTTGGGTATTTTCAAGGATATATTTTAGAATGCAATAATTTATTTGGTGGTGTCGTCCCTCCATTTGACGGGATTATAGACTCTCAGCCTTTGTTTTTATGGACTAGCTAGTAGCCAAAGTTTGACTTTCAAAAATTTAGACACCGTAGTGCATCTACAGCAATGCGCCCCAAACACGTCTCAAACACCCGGACGGGCAGACCGATCACTGACTGGTCATAAAAAACCGACCCACCCGGGCGCATCAAACGCCAGGGCtgtccggcacccctcatatcctgcCAAATGTAGGGCGGATATTGGGCGGCCCGAGTATGCCCGGGCGCGTCCGCCATGTCGGAGCTGGCAGGCCTGGCCACCACCAACCCCGCGGCTATCCCACAAAAAACCCCAATCCAACTCCTCGCTCGGAACCCTAGCTCACTCACTCTCCTCTCCCCTCTCCGATTCCGATCCAATCCGGTGCAATTCGAGCTCCAGCAATCACTCTGGCTCCGACGTCAACCTTGACAAGGAGTTGGCCCTCCGCATTGCCTTCAAGGTGTCACGGGCGTTTGAGGTGCCGAATTTGCCAATTCCGGCTGTAGAGGCTCTTACATCCTGGAACGTGGTGAAGATTGACATTTGGTAATCTACTAACCAAAGACCATTTTCATATCCTGGGTCTGACATTGTCTACTGATAGAACATCATTTATACTGGTTGAAGAAAACCCATGTTAGGTGGTTGAGCTTGCACCCAGAAGCAGAGGCCTGAGGTTTTAACCCCTTCTCCAAAAAATGTTGGTCACACCCAGAGACCACCTCTACAGACTAAAGTGAACTCCCCATCTGGATCCAATACATGGCTATGTGGATATAGATGTCGGCGGTGGAAAATTAAAATATAGATGTCGGCGATGAAAAATTAAAGCCACATACACTGTTTTCTAGAAAACGTGAGCAAAAGAACATGCCAGAAATAAGTGTTGGGTCATCTCATCCTCATCACGACAACAATATTCGTCAAGTTTTTAATACACATACGTACATTGCAAGGACGGTCGACGGAGCATGTGGATTGGACATGTATGTAGTATTATTGAGTTCTAAACAGGATAATATGGCCTTGTCCAGTTTTCACAAGCAGATAACAGTCAGTGACAAAAAGAACATGTGAGAAGTAAGTGTTGGATCGAAAAAACAAAAGGCATTCTGGGGTATAATCTGACTATTGTACTCGGTTTACACATGTAAGTTGAGCATAGAACTCATCTTACAAGACATGTGTCAGCCCCTGTGAGCTCCTATGACCAAATGGCACTGCCAATACAGGTTTAAACCGAGAGCAAGGCACACACCTTACATATAAGGCGTGAGCAGATTAATGTTCTCGGCTTACATATACAACTTGAACAGAAAGAAACACGAGCTCGGTTTACACATGTAAGCCGAGCATAGACCGCGTCTTACAAGACACATGTAAGCTCCTTGGAACTCCTAGGACGAAATGACATTGCCAGTACAGATTTAAGCCGAGAGCAAGGTACATGGCTTACATATAAGCCATGACTAGATTAATGTTCTCGGCTTACATATACGCCTTGCACAGAGAGAAATACGGTCACAGCTTATTCCTGGGCACTGGCACCATGTGATTACTCCATGTAGGAAAATTAAGCCGAGAGTGACACTCGGCTTACAGAGGGCCCACGTGGTGCCTTTAGGTTGCTAGGAGCCAGGGTTTTTCTTTTAGAGAGGGGTCAATGCCTAGTTCATAGTACTAAGACTACTCATAGTGGGGATtaacatatgtgtggtgtcatgcaacacttcataTAAGTTATATGTATAACTCATCTTAtcagtatgtgtgatgttacttatAGTGTGAGTAACATACTATATTATCACATGCATCTCTTTTCTCATTAATTATTTACCATATCATCTATTTTGCCTGCATATATATGATGTTACCACCTACCTCTGTTCTGGTTTATTGGTTTTAACTAATAAAGTATTaatgcatgtcatcaaaaattTATAGCGTTGTATTTGTATTTAAACATAGATTACAACAATATTATTTTTCGTGAcaagcattaacattttgttagttataaGTAAAATCAAAATTTAATATAAAATACAAAGGGATCAATAAATCAGGATGGAGGTAGCATGCTACTTCCACTATGGGTAGTCTAAAAGGACCTATTGTTCGGTTTTTTCACTACGTAGTGTGTGGATGAAGAACAAAGCGCGATCGTGCACCCATCACGATCGTCTAGGGAATCTCCGCTCCCTAgtagaagtagtacgtatccttggcgCATCGGAGACGACGACGAGACGGGCGGTTCGTTCCGGACGACAACCAAACTTGCCCTGCAAATATCTGGTCGTCTCGCTCGCATAGCGATCCACGCCAGTTTACAGTAGAACATCCTAGCGTACTCGATATATTTAGTCTGTGCCGCATGCGTATATACAGTGCAGTTTATCCCCAGCCTTCTCTCGAGTGAGCTCAAGAAAATAACAGGCGCCATGACCACGGAGCAAGCAATTTATCTCGTCTTGGCTCTCCTCCTGCCTCTCCTGCTCCTCAAGTTCATCAGGAAGCGCGGCCACGGCGCTGGGCAGCAGCTGCCGCCTGGCCCTTGGCGGCTACCGGTCATCGGCAGCCTGCACCACATCACCGGCAACCCACTAGTCCACCGTGCCTTCGCGGACATCGCGCGCCGGCTGGGCGACGCGCCGCTAGTATACCTCAAGCTCGGCGAGGTGCCGGTGGTGGTGGCCTCTTCTACCGAGGCCGCGCGCGAGGTCATGAAGACGCAGGACGTCACGTTTGCGACGCGGCCGTGGAGCCCCACCACCAAGATCATCATGTCCGATGGGGTCGGGCTGGCGTTCGCGCCCTACGGCGCTCACTGGCGCCAGCTCCGCAAGATCTGCATCATGGAGCTGCTCAGCGCCCGCCGGGTGCAGTCGTTCCGCAACGTCTGGGAGGAGGAGGTGACGCGCCTCGTCGCCGTCATTTCAGCTAGTACCGGCGAGCCCATCAACGTCAGCAAGCGGCTCGCCATGCTCATCGCAGACATGACCTTGCGCGCCATGATCGGGGACAGGTTCAGCAAGCGGGAAGAATTCCTGGAGGTGCTCCAACAGGGGGTCAAGATCCTTTCGGGGTTTAACCTCGGCGACCTCTTCCCCTCATCCTGGCTCGTCGACTTCGTTAGCGGCTCCGCCCGACAGGCGTGGGAGAATCACACCAAGGCCTTCGAGCTCATCGACTGCGCCATCAAGCAGCACGAGGAGGtgaaggccgccgccgccgcgtccaacGGCGACGGGAAGGAAGGGGAGCAGGAGGACCTATTGGACGTGCTCCTCAGGATACAGAAGGAAGGCGGCCACGACGTCCCTTTCACCATGGGAGCCATCAAGTGTCTATTAGTGGTAAGCTACCACCCGGCTAATTGTTTTCATTCACTAACTAGTAAATTTTAATTTTCTAAATTTGCATGATTTGCAGGACCTGTTTAGTGCTGGGAGCGAGACGTCGGCGACGACTCTCATCTGGGCCATGTCAGAGTTGATGAGGAACCCAACCACCATGGCAAAAGCACAAGCCGAAGTACGTAACCACCTACAAGGAAAGCCAAGCGTAACTGAGGACGACCTGGCTGACCTCAAGTACATGAGGCTGGTCATCAAGGAGACGCTCAGGCTGCATCCGTCGGTGCCCCTACTGCTGCCGCGCGAGCCCACCGAGGCGTGCAAGGTCCTCGGCTATGACATGCCGACGGGCACCACCGTGTTTGTGAACACGTGGGCGATCTGCCGAGACCCCAAGCACTGGGATGCCCCAGAGGAGTTCAGGCCGGAGCGGTTCGAGTCGGGCGAAGTGGACTTCAAGGGAACCAACTTCGAGTACACACCGTTCGGGGCAGGCCGAAGGATCTGTCCGGGGATGCTGTTCGCGCAGTCTAGCATGGAGCTGGCCCTTGCTGCCCTCCTCTACCACTTTGATTGGGAGCTTCCTGCCGGAGGGGAGTTGGATATGGAGGAGGAGATGGGCATCGCCGTCGGCCGGAAGAACGACCTGTATCTGTATGCCAAAGTCGTCGTGCTGCTTAGTTAACGCCTCCTTCGTATGTCGCATATTGCAATTAGTACACAAATTTCTTGTACATTTTGTTACCAGTGTGTTATGGTGGTAAGTACTGTACTGTTTTCATGATTTATTAAAAAATCAATAATAATTTTTTTTCGAAacgaaggcaaaagatttgcctcatcgattaattaagaagaa
This window harbors:
- the LOC119357545 gene encoding zealexin A1 synthase-like — its product is MGQPGKGDQKDMREIRMTKEGGQEVPFTMGAIKCLLVDLFSAGSETSATTLIWAMSELLRNPATMAKAQDEVRNNLQGKPSVTEDDLADLKYMRLVIKETLRLHPSVPLLLPREPTEACKVLGYDVPTGTTVFVNTWAICRDPKHWNALEEFRLERFESGKVDFKGTNFEYTPFGAGRRICPGMLFAQSSMELALAALLYHFDWELPTGGELDMEEEMGIAVGRKNDLYLHAEVCVPLN
- the LOC119358843 gene encoding premnaspirodiene oxygenase-like, producing the protein MTTEQAIYLVLALLLPLLLLKFIRKRGHGAGQQLPPGPWRLPVIGSLHHITGNPLVHRAFADIARRLGDAPLVYLKLGEVPVVVASSTEAAREVMKTQDVTFATRPWSPTTKIIMSDGVGLAFAPYGAHWRQLRKICIMELLSARRVQSFRNVWEEEVTRLVAVISASTGEPINVSKRLAMLIADMTLRAMIGDRFSKREEFLEVLQQGVKILSGFNLGDLFPSSWLVDFVSGSARQAWENHTKAFELIDCAIKQHEEVKAAAAASNGDGKEGEQEDLLDVLLRIQKEGGHDVPFTMGAIKCLLVDLFSAGSETSATTLIWAMSELMRNPTTMAKAQAEVRNHLQGKPSVTEDDLADLKYMRLVIKETLRLHPSVPLLLPREPTEACKVLGYDMPTGTTVFVNTWAICRDPKHWDAPEEFRPERFESGEVDFKGTNFEYTPFGAGRRICPGMLFAQSSMELALAALLYHFDWELPAGGELDMEEEMGIAVGRKNDLYLYAKVVVLLS